The genome window ATATGATGTTTAGAGAAGTGTCAAGGAAGAGACCAGCCCTACTGTGCACAGGGGATCGGTCCCAGCCATCACTCCCTACCTCAGCCCAATTCAAAATGTGCTGACAGGAAGATCCTCATATGCCATTCTCAGTCCTTATTCTACTGGGTTCTATTACTCCAATTCtagcacacacacactcccccaaAATCCACAGGGCCAGAATTTGGTGGAATAGCTACTTAGGATCATGAATTCCTATATCTCTATAAGTAAAGTACAAATGCAGGTCTCTGAACACATCCTTAAGGCACCACAAGGAAGTTAGCACCACGTCAGGTTTCAAAACATTGCATTTAGAATCAAGCGAGTCTCAGCTTTGTCACTAACTTTCTGGGTAACTTTCCCCTCTGAGCTTCAGCGCTCTCACATTCTCACCCCTAAAATTGTATAATGCCTACTTCTGAGATTGAGAGGGTTAAAGAGTCAATGCACGTGAAACAGCAAGCACAGTGCATGCCACATATAAATGCATGACAGATTGTTATAATTATCTAAGTTtgccatttaatttttcttgaaagcTTGCAGTATAGTAGTCCCAATTCTTTCAAAGCACTTTCAAAATCACAAACAGTAAGAGAGCTCTTTGTCAAATTAGGTAAGctcttttgtttgctttctttttgcttcatAAGGCTCAAAAAGCACACCTAACTGTTTCCAGAGGGCATCACTTTTTAAATGTTCATGGCATTGGAGACCTCTAGCATATTCTGACACCTTGTGGTTGTAGAGTGGGATATCCTGAATTTCTATCATGAGAGGAGCTACTTGAAATAAAGCTTCTGTGTTTCTAGGCTGAATAAATGTTTCAGTTTGAGTcattgtgtttgtatgtgtgtgtatttggcaTCTAAACGTTTTGGGATTGAGATATTTTAATTATCCAGCTTTAGTggcatttctgtttctgttaacAAACAGATAAAGCTTTCTTTGAAAGTTCAAAAAGTTGCTAAATAGAATCTATATGCGTAATAGTAGCTGTCACATACTGAGCATGTtgtcaggcactgtgttaagGGCATGGCAGCCTTAATCTCATCTACATCTCCCATTCTAACAGACATTATCCCAAAGGGTTATTATCTGtattattttacagttaaggaaagcAGCTTAGAAAAGAGCTGGCAAGGGGCAGAGCAGGGTTTTTTGAACTTGggtctgtctgattccagagcctgcCCTCAAGTGAGACAGCAGGTTCCCACCTTCTTACAGAGCAGTGGAGATTTGGGCTCCCTGCACACTATGTGGGTAGAAGTGTCTCCTGATAATATTAATGGACTGATTTAGAACAAAGGAAATGTCTCTGCAGTCAGTCCACCAGCAAACACCTCTCCAGAGAAATAAGCCAATTTGttactttttataaaattgaCCTAAAGAATGCTCTCAAGCAGACACCCCTCTCTAAGGGTCTCATCCATGCTGAGGCTAAAACTTAGATGTTCAGTTAAAAACAGAGAGGAGAAACAAAATAGGGCAGGCCCTTGCCCCAAAGGGCCACACCTGAAGTTACCGCCGCCCTTTCAGCTCAGAGACGTGCCTTCCCCACGTGACCTGCCCAATCTTGGAGATTCTCCCTCTGAACTGGGCAGTACTTCCCCCGCTCTCTGGATTCCCAGGGCTGGTTGGGCTACCTCATGATCTGGAACAGGAGTGGAAGGACATATTCACTTACTGGGAGGGCAAGGGCCGTTTGATTCTGGCAGCTGCCACCTGCTCTCCTTCCTGCTCCGGCCTCTCCTCAGCCTCCCCCCCGTAGCCGCTGTCCTCCGTGTCTAGGCTGTCGCTCCTCCACTTGGGCTCCTCCTGCTCCATCTCTTTCCAGCCTTTGGTCAGTTCAGACACCAGGTTGGCACACTTCCTCCTCCGCGTTGGGGAGCTGTGGCTGTGGAGAATTCTGTCGATATCATTTTCCGGCTGCCCAGGTTCGGGCACACCACCGTCCTCGTACTTGTGGCTGAGGTGGCTCATGTCCCCTCCTCTCTCATAAGCCTTGCTGACAACTGATTTGGTCACCTCCTTCCTTTTGATATGGGAGacctcagtggcttcctctgagCTTTGTCCGTCTCCATGtccctctgggtttggggacggAGACTTCAGGGCACTCCCGTCTTTCTGGAGAGGAGTGGGCTGCAGACTCGGTTTGGGAGTTCGGGGTGGGTCCTGGGTGCCTCCGGGTAGCCAGCCTGTGGGCTCCTGGGCCTGCCTCGTGGTGTTCTCATTTGCCCACTGCTGCCAACCGCGGGCCAAGCTGATAACCAGAGTGACTCTGCGTAGCTTCCTGAGGGCACCCCTGGCCGGCCCTacctccctttccttttctcctggaGCCATTTCTACCTTTCTCTTCTCTGCCGATGGCCTGGGCACTGGCTGAAGTGAGCACAACAAAGTGGAGTGCCCGGGATTTAAATAGAAGCAGGGtgtggggtgggaaggagagcTTATTGACCGTGGAAACTATGTTAAGCATTTCTTGCCAAGATATGGTGCCTTGGCCCTGACAGTGATCTATTTTTAAACCCTGACAGCTCCAGTTTCGTCACAGCAGAAGGACATCTCTGGTGGTAAAGGACCAGCAATATACtcactctctttcttctccaagTGCCAGAGTGGAAATTACTGATCATGTGCTTAGCCTTGTGTTTTTCTTGACCTTAAAATGTAGCCCTATGGCCTACCCCGATCAAGGTAGAGAAGTAAGACACCTCAGAGCTCCATCCCTCCACAAaggctttgaacaaccagcaagaactagcaaaaacatctttctcGGAGATCCAGAAAACGGTTAAGGATGCAGTAACAGGGTGAACACCGAAACAAGAAAGGGGTTTCTTAAAACCAGAAGGATCTCATGGAGCCCTGGCCggcccctcctccacccctcgCTGGCTCAGCTCAGCACTGGCCCACACTGTCaatgtggatccctggtcccggttccagagggagcagagaggcCCTCGTGCACATGCTGAGAGCATGTATCTCTGGCCCAGTCTTCTGGTGGGTCCTGCATGTAGAAGTCAGCTCACTGAACTCTCCTGCAGTCAAGTCAGGCTGCCTGGGGCAATGAATTGCTGACTGTGGGACATACAATGCAGTACCCAGGACTGGgaggaaattgtttcctagggaagaggggacatttgtaactCTATAAAAAGGGAAATCCCTAGGGCCACTTGTGTTTGTCCCAGACTAGACGTTGAAGAAAATTTCAGGGAGTTCTCTACACATTGGTCTGGAGCTATTCTCAGACAACCCATTGTATGAATAAGCCCTGAGGtgagcactcacacaggtcaatctgcagaCTTATTACCCGGATACAGGCTGAAGGACCAGATGCtgcagagtctaaatttcagcaataacacattaaagtatcaaaatgtccaggttttaagACAAGGTTACAGACATGCAAATAATAAGGAAggaatggcccaggcaaaggagattaaAGTCGTAGAAACCATCAATAAAGAGGCTCTGACTTGGGATGCCAGACAAAGACCTTTTTAAAATGGTCCTTAAATATGCTCacagagctaaaagaaaacatggaaaaagaactaaaggaaatcagggaaacaagagatgaaaacaaacagaatatcaatagagGGAAGGAACCAAACAGTAGtaacagtaacagaaataaaaattctctagaggggttcaacagcagattagagctggcagaaaaaagaatcagtgaacttgaagataagaacaATTGAAGTCATCcagtctgaagaacagaaagaagaatgaacaaaagtgaacagagtctgaggaacctgtgggacaccatccagCACACCAACATAGACActgtgggagttccagaaggagaagagagaaaggggcagaaagaatattcaaggaaataatggctagaaaattcccaaatttaatgcaCATCTAAgttgctcaacaaactccaaacagcatAAGCCCAAACAGACCAACACCACAGTACATTATAATCAGACTATCGAATACCAAAAAtcaggagagaattctgaaagcctcaagagagaagcaacgtgtcacGTACAAAGAAAttgcaataagattaagtgctgatttctgatTGGAAACCATAGAGACAAAAAAGCACTGcaaggacatatttaaagtactgaaagcaaaaaattaccacccaagaattcaatatccagcaaaactgactttaaagaagagggagggattaagacattcccatataaacaaaagctgagggagttcgtcaCCACTATACtgaccctacaagagatgctaaggaGAGTTCTGCaatatgaaaggaaaggacaattgacaatagatcaaagctgcctgaagaaataaagatcttgggtgagggtaatgacattggtaatataaatgccagtactattgtatttgtGTTTGTAACTCCAGTTttaacttcctacaggatctaaaaggcaaatgcataaaatgtaatgacaaatcagtggttttggactcataatgtacaaACAGGTAATTTaagataagaactacataaaggtgggggattgagtggtataggaacatagtttgtatatactattgaaattaagttggtatcaaaggaaaagaaattgttatagatttaagatggtAAATTAAGCCCCAgcgtaactacaaagaaaaatatcagagaatacgcaagctcacagagacagaaattaaagtaCATGTTgctaggggtaggggaggaagaGGAGCGAAGAGTAAATATGTAATGGATGCAGGGTTTCCATTTGGagggatgggaaagttttagtaatagaagaTGGTGAGGATACTGCaaaattgtaaatgtgattaatgcctttgaatggtatacttgggagtggttgagatgtgaaaatttaggttgtatatatttccccacaattaatttaaaaaagaaaagaaagagcaatcaaagagacaatgataattaaatacaatacatgatcctgCATGAGCTCTTGCA of Choloepus didactylus isolate mChoDid1 chromosome 14, mChoDid1.pri, whole genome shotgun sequence contains these proteins:
- the ABRA gene encoding actin-binding Rho-activating protein codes for the protein MAPGEKEREVGPARGALRKLRRVTLVISLARGWQQWANENTTRQAQEPTGWLPGGTQDPPRTPKPSLQPTPLQKDGSALKSPSPNPEGHGDGQSSEEATEVSHIKRKEVTKSVVSKAYERGGDMSHLSHKYEDGGVPEPGQPENDIDRILHSHSSPTRRRKCANLVSELTKGWKEMEQEEPKWRSDSLDTEDSGYGGEAEERPEQEGEQVAAARIKRPLPSQANRFTEKLNCKAQRKYSQVGNLKGRWQQWADEHVQSQKLNPFSEEFDYQLAMSTRLHKGDEGYGRPKEGSKTAERAKRAEEHIYREIMDMCFIIRTMAHHRRDGKIQVTFGDLFDRYVQISDKVVGILMRARKHGLVDFEGEMLWQGRDDHVVITLLE